The nucleotide sequence CCTCAATCACCTCAAACTGGCCCGCTTTACCGAGTACCCGTATGCCCTGCATCTGCATTAAGAGGAAACGGCTGATCTGAATCGGATCAACATCAGTTCTGAGTTCACCGCTAGCCTTAGCATACTCAAGACTTGTACTAAACGCAGTGAACATGCCCTCGAACAGTCGCTCACACTGCAGCTTAACCACATCATCAGAGATAATTTTCTCCAGTATCGCATTTTGCAGGAAACAGCCATATTTTTGCTCCTTTTGTATCGCCACAAAGCGCTCAATATAGCTTAACAGTTCATCAAACCCTCCATTAGTAGCTAACGATTTCAATTTAGGCTGTGAGTACTGCTCTAAGTAATAGTTAAGTGATTCACGGTACAGACTTAATTTATCACCATAACTGTTATACAAGCTGAAGCGGTTTATCCCAAGGTAGGCAACCAGATCTGCAATTGAAGTGGCCTCATAGCCCTGTTGCCAAAATAGCTCCATGGCCAGTACCAATTTCTCTTCTCTGTCGAAATTACAACTTCTTGCCATAGATCTTTTTACTCTTATTTAGTCGAAACTTATTCTTGACCGAACGTTCAGGTATAGTTTAGATTCTAACCTAACCAATCGTTCCGTTAAAGTATTTACTGCCACTAACAGAAGAAACAATAATGAAATTATATGAACTGGCTCCAAGTCCAAGTGCTAGACGCGTTAATATCTTCCTTGCTGAGATGGGCATCGACGTTGACAGAGTCAGCGTCGATATTCGTGGTGGAGAAAATTTAACCGATGAGTTTAAAGCCATTAGCGTCAATGGTCGCATCCCCGTACTCAAGTTCGATAATGGTCAAACTCTGTGTGAATCCGTAGCCATCTGCCGCTACTTCGATGAGCTACACAAACCCGCTAATTCACTTTTTGGCAACAGCCCTATCGAAAAAGCAAACGTAGAGATGTGGCAACGAATCTGCGAACTTCAGGGCTTATTCGTCGGCTTTCAAGCCTTTAGAAATATCACAAAAATATATGGAGATAGAGAAAACTGCATCGAGGCTTGGGGAGAGGAGTCAAAAAAGAGGTTAATCGACTTTTTGCCCACATTAGACACTCAACTCAGTCAGCATGAGTATATTGCGGGTAACACTTTTTCTATTGCAGATATCACCGCTTATGTCATGGTAAGTTTTATTCAACATCTGGATGTCACCCCAAACTCGAAGCAGGTCTATCTCAAGCGATGGCAACAACAGATAGAACAAAGAGAATCGGTACAAACTGTCAATGCCGGCACTAATACTTAACCCAATTCTGTTCGAATTAACGGTTCAAATGAAACCACAATATTAACTAACACATTTTGGAGTCATCATGATAGACCTCTACACAGCAGCGACACCCAATGGCCATAAAATATCTATCGCATTAGAGGAGATGGGGCTCGAGTATCAAGTTCACCACCTGGATTTAATGGAGGCTGATCAAAAGAAGCCTGAATTTTTAACCATCAATCCTAATGGCCGGATCCCAGCCATCATCGATCGGGACAACGATGACTTCGTGGTGTTCGAATCCGGTGCAATTTTACTCTATCTAGCAGAAAAAACAGGCAAACTACTCCCTGCAAACCCTAAAAAGCGTTCTCAGGTTATTCAATGGCTGATGTTTCAGATGAGTGGGGTTGGACCTATGATGGGGCAAGCCAATGTATTTTTTCGTTACTTTCCAGAGAAGATCCCAGCAGCCATCGAGCGTTATCAAAACGAGAGTCGCCGTTTATTTGAGGTAATGGATAAACAACTCGCCACCAACCGTTACTTAGCTGGCGATGATTACACCATAGCCGATATTTCGACCTGGCCTTGGGTGCGTATTTATGAGTGGAGTGGCGTCGACATCTCAGGTCTGGATCACCTGCAACGTTGGATGAGCGAACTAGCAGAGCGTAAAGCTTGTCAGATAGGCATTGCCACACCGCCACCATCAGATCTTAGCGACGAAGAGCGGGCTGAACAGATTAGAAAGATGGTCTCTAAATAGAGAGCCACAAGTCTCCTGACGGCGACTGTTTTCCAACACTATAGATATCTGACTCCATACCTCAATGGAGTCAGAGATCAAATTACTCAAACAGGTACTCAAGCCAACCACATTCGTTCAATTTCATGATCAGCTTTATTTTACCAAATCATTAACCAGTTTGTATGAGATCACATAAAGCTGCTCAGTGTTTGGATACACCTCTGAAATTATCTCCTTGAGTTTAGCCAATTCCAGATACTCTTGCTTCGCGTGGAACTCATTTATCTCACTAAACAGAAGCGGCGCAACCGATAGTATCTCGATATCACAAACCTTAGTATCCGTTTCAAGGGTGAACACTTCCACTTGAGTACCAGGCACATAATGGCATTCAGACTCATCCCGAATGGTGATAGTCTTTTTCCCCGATGCTACAAAGGGCGTCAGGAACTCAAAAAAGGTAATCTTTGTTGGTATCTGTTTCATTTTTACTTCCAAGTTATCAATCCCATTCAGTCTGGTGCTCTCTGACTTCAACCACTACTTTACGCAAGTTTGATCCAGTACTAAAGCGGTATCAGCTCACTTTCCATCTCCAAGAATAATGCTGGTATCACTACTTAATAGATCACTTAAATTTCAAATACTTAATTAACGAGTAGGCCTTGCTCAAATTCACATTCGCGTACATGATATTGATAATTGAAGGTTAGATAAAAACTAAACAGAGTAACAAGCATCAACACAACAACAAAATAAGAGTTCAACATTGGAAGTTGCAGGAGTTCATTATGCGTTCACGACTGTGTATTACCGCTTTTCTCCTGCCATTTTCGCTAAGCTCAACGACAAGTCAGGTAACAAATATTAAACTCACCACTTACCTTGGTGGCACTCAGGGAAAGCTAACCGATAAACCTGCACTAATTTTTAAATTTGGCAACGGTTCAGCTGATAACACCTGTCGCATTATCACCACTGAACATTATCTTAGGCACGCTAAAAACCGCCTAGAGAATATTAATCTGAGTGAGTCTCGCTTTTACTTTGACTGTGAATGGAACGGAAACTATTATTTTTTATCGAATCGATACCGTACTTACGCAGAAGTAATAATCAAACAACCGGATACCCATTTCCCAATGTCGATGCACATAGAAGCAAAGCTGGTCAATCTACTAGGAGAAAAAGTCGACATTGTTAGTGGAGATATCTCACTAAGAAAAAACCATAAATAGTAAACCCATATATAATGAACAGCTTACAAAAAAATGCATCAAGTACGGTATCACCTCTGGCTATCTCTGATGAATTTACGTGCACCACTCGCAAGCTGATTAAAAACCTCCCAAAACCCAGCTTAAGTGTGACTTTAATATCAATATCTAACCAAGCCAATCTACTTTAACAGTCGCTTGTGCAATATTAGCGCGCTGCTGTTCTACACCTAATAAATGTCATTAACATATAACAATTGGCGGCCTCAAAACACCATCTCTTGAGGCGAGTTCAGTCAGCATTTTGATATTATTTTTTACTAACTTTTAAGTGCAGACAAAATGAACCACACAAACAGCAAGGTGCTGCTGATCTCGGGTCACCCCGATCTCAAACGCTCAATTGCGAACCATGAAATTCTGAAGAGACTGCAAACAGTGAGCCCTCTTTCAGTCCATAAGCTCGACCAAGCTTGTGCTAATTACAGTGTTGATGTGTCAGCGGAGCAAGCTCTTCTTGTGCAAGCCGACATTATTATCTTTCAGTTTCCCCTTTATTGGTCAACTTACCCAGCGTTAATGAAGCTTTGGTTTGATGAAGTGTTTTGCTACAACTTCGCTTTTGGCCCCAAAGGCGACCAGCTCAAACACAAAAAAGTCATTATCTCGATAACCTGCGGCGCCACCGAAAATTCCTATCAAGCAGGTGAGTTTAACTTCCTACCACTTGAGCAGTATCTACAGGCGGCAGTGCATCCGATTAAAGCGGCGCAAATGGATATCGTCGACACCATTATTAGCTTCGAAATGAACTCAACAGCCGATGAGGGTGGCAATCAAAACACGGTTATCGAACTGTCTCAGCAACATGCCGAGCGCTTAATCA is from Shewanella sp. MTB7 and encodes:
- a CDS encoding TetR/AcrR family transcriptional regulator gives rise to the protein MARSCNFDREEKLVLAMELFWQQGYEATSIADLVAYLGINRFSLYNSYGDKLSLYRESLNYYLEQYSQPKLKSLATNGGFDELLSYIERFVAIQKEQKYGCFLQNAILEKIISDDVVKLQCERLFEGMFTAFSTSLEYAKASGELRTDVDPIQISRFLLMQMQGIRVLGKAGQFEVIEGAYQVLKSYLISLKEQG
- a CDS encoding glutathione S-transferase family protein, translating into MKLYELAPSPSARRVNIFLAEMGIDVDRVSVDIRGGENLTDEFKAISVNGRIPVLKFDNGQTLCESVAICRYFDELHKPANSLFGNSPIEKANVEMWQRICELQGLFVGFQAFRNITKIYGDRENCIEAWGEESKKRLIDFLPTLDTQLSQHEYIAGNTFSIADITAYVMVSFIQHLDVTPNSKQVYLKRWQQQIEQRESVQTVNAGTNT
- a CDS encoding glutathione S-transferase family protein encodes the protein MIDLYTAATPNGHKISIALEEMGLEYQVHHLDLMEADQKKPEFLTINPNGRIPAIIDRDNDDFVVFESGAILLYLAEKTGKLLPANPKKRSQVIQWLMFQMSGVGPMMGQANVFFRYFPEKIPAAIERYQNESRRLFEVMDKQLATNRYLAGDDYTIADISTWPWVRIYEWSGVDISGLDHLQRWMSELAERKACQIGIATPPPSDLSDEERAEQIRKMVSK
- the yqfB gene encoding N(4)-acetylcytidine aminohydrolase; amino-acid sequence: MKQIPTKITFFEFLTPFVASGKKTITIRDESECHYVPGTQVEVFTLETDTKVCDIEILSVAPLLFSEINEFHAKQEYLELAKLKEIISEVYPNTEQLYVISYKLVNDLVK
- a CDS encoding NAD(P)H-dependent oxidoreductase, coding for MNHTNSKVLLISGHPDLKRSIANHEILKRLQTVSPLSVHKLDQACANYSVDVSAEQALLVQADIIIFQFPLYWSTYPALMKLWFDEVFCYNFAFGPKGDQLKHKKVIISITCGATENSYQAGEFNFLPLEQYLQAAVHPIKAAQMDIVDTIISFEMNSTADEGGNQNTVIELSQQHAERLINSINHIQQ